In Dermacentor andersoni chromosome 4, qqDerAnde1_hic_scaffold, whole genome shotgun sequence, the following proteins share a genomic window:
- the LOC126537853 gene encoding solute carrier family 22 member 6-like, with protein sequence MASADAASDARKELLLNSILANLTMVCVYCLELYPTSTRATGLGSVYFAGGVCATASPLLLELCLERPLLHVSAVPLTVAAMFVVTLLPETKDASLPDTIFDLEGHARRLGSTDVDDMFADPDSTTEAPIRGYQPQRDQTPIFPHSSTISSVH encoded by the exons ATGGCCAGCGCCGATGCTGCCTCGGATGCGCGgaa GGAGCTGCTGCTGAACTCCATCCTGGCCAACCTGACCATGGTGTGCGTGTACTGCCTCGAGCTGTACCCGACCTCGACCAGGGCCACGGGTCTGGGCAGCGTCTACTTCGCCGGCGGCGTCTGCGCCACGGCGTCGCCGCTGCTGCTCGAGCTGTGCCTGGAGCGACCTCTGCTCCACGTCAGCGCCGTGCCGCTCACGGTGGCCGCCATGTTCGTGGTCACGCTGCTGCCGGAGACCAAGGACGCGTCGCTGCCCGACACCATTTTCGATCTCGAAGGGCACGCCAGGCGACTCGGCTCCACCGATGTCGATGATATGTTCGCCGACCCCGAT AGCACAACCGAGGCGCCGATTCGCGGTTACCAGCCCCAGCGCGACCAGACACCCATCTTTCCACACTCGAGCACCATCTCCAGCGTGCACTAG